A single window of Channa argus isolate prfri chromosome 2, Channa argus male v1.0, whole genome shotgun sequence DNA harbors:
- the rnf128a gene encoding E3 ubiquitin-protein ligase RNF128a, with translation MGKKSQRWLLLFLYLSGLFHCSTAYVFWTALVEISYEKSNNVTEDKICECGVYGRNSPLDGASGIVTLPMGDPKGCGSDPFYNRNSSFPPWIALVKRGNCTFSEKINAAKRRGAAAVVVYNVDGSGNSTTHMAHSDADDIVAIMIGNTQGMEVVNLVKNGTDVFMLIDVGSPHGPWMDTYWLYFLSIAFFIVTAASIAYFAFISANRLYNLNIHRRAEKRLKSEAKKAIRLLQVRTLKIGDEEITSDSHMCAVCIESYKAGDVVTVLTCDHIFHKSCIEPWLLERRTCPMCKCDILKALGVEEETKEEISAQSPPEVTVITVTGADNMYEVPLTETLSPDPERHRYDNRAFEGDSEAAR, from the coding sequence ATGGGTAAGAAGTCACAACGCTGGTTGCTGCTTTTCCTGTATTTGTCAGGGCTTTTTCACTGTTCAACCGCCTATGTTTTTTGGACGGCCTTGGTGGAAATAAGCTATGAGAAGAGCAACAATGTGACGGAGGACAAAATTTGTGAGTGTGGGGTGTATGGTCGTAACTCTCCCCTGGATGGAGCCTCGGGTATTGTTACACTTCCCATGGGAGACCCCAAAGGCTGTGGTTCAGATCCTTTCTACAACCGCAATTCCAGCTTTCCACCATGGATAGCCCTGGTTAAAAGGGGCAACTGTACCTTCAGTGAGAAGATCAATGCGGCCAAACGCCGAGGAGCAGCTGCTGTGGTGGTGTATAATGTGGATGGCAGTGGCAACAGCACTACTCACATGGCACACTCAGATGCAGATGATATTGTGGCTATTATGATTGGCAACACTCAGGGCATGGAGGTTGTCAACTTGGTAAAGAATGGGacagatgtttttatgttaatcGATGTAGGCAGCCCTCACGGACCCTGGATGGACACTTACTGGCTTTACTTCCTGTCCATTGCCTTCTTTATTGTGACAGCAGCCTCGATTGCCTACTTTGCATTTATCTCTGCAAACCGTCTCTACAATCTCAACATCCATAGACGTGCTGAAAAGAGGCTGAAATCTGAGGCAAAGAAGGCAATCAGGCTTCTGCAGGTACGCACGCTAAAGATAGGTGATGAGGAAATCACCTCTGACTCCCATATGTGTGCTGTTTGTATTGAATCCTACAAGGCAGGTGACGTGGTGACGGTGCTGACCTGTGACCACATCTTCCATAAATCCTGCATCGAGCCCTGGCTGCTGGAGAGGAGAACCTGCCCCATGTGTAAGTGCGACATCCTGAAGGCTCTGGGAGTTGAGGAGGAGACAAAGGAGGAAATCTCTGCTCAATCACCACCAGAGGTCACTGTGATCACAGTGACAGGAGCAGATAACATGTATGAAGTCCCACTGACTGAAACGCTGAGTCCTGACCCCGAGAGGCATCGCTATGACAACAGGGCCTTCGAGGGAGACTCAGAGGCTGCGAGATGA